In Flavobacterium enshiense, the genomic stretch TGGGAATTAACCTTCAGGATGTCTTGGATAAAAAAGTGGTTCCAACAGAAGCACAGTTAAAATTATTGACGGATAATCAAATCAGTGCAGAGAACCCAGTTTTTGCTGGATTTGAGATTCACAATTTATACGAATTCTTCATGGTATTCGTTGTATTGTGTGGTATTGCGTCAATTATCTTATTCTTAATTACTCCGATACTTAAGAAAATGATGCACGGTGTAAAATAATCACTTTCAAAAATATTTTATATCTTTCAAGCCCGTAGGAAAACCTACGGGCTTTTTTTAATTAAATCATTATGAGGAATAAACATCCTAGAGGATTACTGTTTTTGTTTTTTACCGAAATGTGGGAGCGTTTCGGGTACTATTTAATCATCGGAATTTTTGTTTTATACATGATCGATCCGGCTGCGACAGGCGGGATGGCGTTCTCCGATAAATATGCCGATGACATCTTCGGAACCTATATCGCCTTGACCTATCTGACCCCTTTTTTAGGAGGCTACCTTGCCGACCGTGTTTTGGGTTACTTTAAAGCGATTTATCTCGGAGGATTCCTGATGGGATTGGGTTATATCGGATTAGGATTTCACAATACCACCGCTTTTTATGTGTCGATGGCACTTATTATTGTAGGTAACGGATTTTTTAAACCGAGTATTTCAACGCTGGTTGGGAACTTATATTCCACCGATGAATACAAAGCCAATAAAGATGCTGGATACAATATTTTCTACATGGGGATCAATATCGGGGCGTTCATTTGTAATATCATAGCCGCTTTTATGCGTAACCAATACGGATGGAGTGCCGCTTTTATTACGGCGGGTATCGGAATGTTTATTGGTCTTATCATTTTTACTTTGGGGAGAAAACATCTGCACAGTGCCAATGTGATGAAACCGGTTCAGGAAGGAGATATCAGTTTGGGTCGAATTCTTGGAATGGTTTTTTTACCGGCCATTATTTGTGGGGCTATAGGATGGATGATTCCGGATAATATCTTCAAAAGTGATTCGACAGACGCTTTCATTTTCGCCTGTATTCCTATTATCGTTTTTTATGTTCGATTGTATCTTAAAGCGAATCATGAAGACAAACGTCCGCTAGGCGCTTTGCTGGCAATCTTTGCAGTTGGAATGTTGTTCTGGGCGGTTTTCAAACAGAACGGTACAGCCTTAACGCGTTGGGCAAACTATTATACGGATCGACAGGTTACCGGTTCTACAGAACAGGCATTGTCTTCTATTTATCTGGTAGATAAAAAAGATTTCCAGACCAAAGAAGTTCAGAAATACGACAACCAGTTTCAGGCTGAAAAAGACGAAGCTGGAGAACCAATTAAGGTTCAGGGAAAAGATGTGTATTTTACCAATATTTCCAATGAGCAGCGTGCCGAACTGGAAAAAGATCCCAATCAGACGGTTTCATTAATCAATACCGAATTGTTTCAGTCGGTCAACCCTGGTTGGATTATTTTGCTGACACCTGTTGTAGTGGGATTTTTTATGTTTATGCGCAAAAGAGGCAAAGAACCTTCAACGCCATCAAAAATTGTTCTTGGATTATTCATTTCCGCATTATCCTGTCTGTTTATGGTGGCAGCGGTTTATATCGGAAGTAATGGCGCAGTTAAAGTATCGCCGCTGTGGTTAGTGGGTACTTACGGTGTTATTACTATCGGTGAATTGTGTTTGTCTCCAATGGGACTTTCGATTGTTTCCAAGCTAAGCCCGCCGCGATTGACTGCACTGATGATGGGAGGATTCTTCTTGTCTATTTCCATCGGAAATAAATTATCAGGTGTATTGGCAAGCATGTGGTATGATTACGAGAACAAAGCGAATTTCTTTTTGGTAAACTGCCTGTTGCTGTTGTTCGCCACTTTGTTAGGGTTGTCTATCCTAAAACGTTTGAATGCCGTAATGAAAGAAAAGGGATTAAATTAATAAGTTAGTATGAGTTCAACAATAGACGAAGTTCAGGATTTCAAAGGGATAAAGGTGGACGATATCCAGAACTTTAAAGGGAAATACCCAAAACAGCTTTGGTATTTATTTTTTAGTGAGATGTGGGAGCGTTTCTGTTTTTACGGAATGCGCGGAATGTTGGTGGTCTTTATGGTTAGCCAGCTGATGATGGATGAAAAAACAGCCAATCTGCAGTATGGTGCGACTCAGGCATTCGTTTATGCCTTCACGTTTATTGGAGGGTTGTTCGCCGATAAGATTTTAGGTTACAGAAAGTCATTGTTCTGGGGAGGATTGCTAATGATTGCCGGGAGTATTATTTTGGCAGCGGATCCGAAACAGTTCTTTTTCTTTGGAATCAGTTTCACCATTATCGGAACTGGTTTTTTCAAACCGAATATCTCCACTATGGTAGGTAAGTTATACAAAGACGACGATCACAGAAGGGATGCCGGTTTTTCTTTGTTTTATGCAGGGGTGAATTTAGGGGCCTTGATTGGTGGTTATATCTGTATTGCCGTTGCTAACGGTAATATGTTGGCTTCTTATGTTCCGCAACATTTGCGCTGGAATGTAGCCTTCGGATTTGCAGCAATCGTAATGATTATAAGTTTGCTGACTTTCACCCAAACCCAGAAAAGTTTAGGAGAGATTGGTTTGTCTCCATTATCTCATTTGGAAATTTCTAAACGAAGAACATTTGAAATTGCTACCTACGTAGGTTCTTTGGTAATTATTCCGGTTATCATGACGATGGTGGCCAAAACGGAATATACAGACTATTTTATGTTTGTTATCGGACCTGCTTCGCTGTTGTATCTGTTCTATGAAATGCGTTATTTTTCTTCAGCAGAAAATAAAAAGTTATTAGCTGCCTTGGTGTTTATCATCTTCTCTATTTTTTTCTGGGCCTTTTTTGAGCAAAGCGGCGGTTCCCTGAGTTTATTCGCAGCAAACAATCTGCACAATACAGTGTTGGGAGTGAAACTGGATCCTAACGGAGTAAATAATTCGGCGAATTCGTTATTCGTAATTGCTTTTGCAGCTTTGATCGGAATGGTGTGGTTGTGGATGAACAAACGAAAATTCGAACCTAATACAGTTGTAAAATTCGGATTGGCATTTCTATTCCTGGCAGGTGGTTTCTATGTGTTTTATTACACAAAATTCTTCGCGGATGCTTCTGGGAGAACATCCTTGGATCTGTTCACATTCGGTTGGTTCATCATAACCTTTGGGGAATTGTGTTTATCTCCAATCGGAATGAGTGCGATGACCAAATTGTCTCCTCAAAAAACACAAGCGGTTATCATGGGGATGTGGTTCCTAGCTAGTGCGTACGGACAGTATTTTGCAGGATTGTTAGGGGCTAATATCGCAGAGGCTTCTGAGAATGCAACGAACCTTGAAAAGTTAAATGTGTATGCAGACGGTTACCAGCAATTGGCTGTGTATGCGGTGATTGCCGGAATTGTATTGATAGCTATTTCCCCGTTCGTGAAAAAATTAATGCAGGACGTTAAGTAATAATCGGCATTATTTTTGTTATTTAGTAGCTGATTTAAAAAGGGATACAATGAAAAAGATACTTTTAGGATTACTTATCTGCTTAAACACGTTAGTCTTGTCGGCCCAGGAAGGCGATTTGACATGGCATACCAGCATCGATAAAGCAATGGAGGTTTCCAAAAAGGAAAAAAAACCGATGATGTTGTTTTTTACCGGAAGCGATTGGTGCGGTTGGTGTGTTCGTTTGCAAAAAGAAGTTTTTTATAAAGAGGAGTTTGTAAAATGGGCAAAGGAGAATGTGGTTTTGGTGGAAGTTGATTTTCCTAGAAAAAAACAATTGGAACCCACTTTACAGCAGCAAAATTATGCTTTACAAAATGCCTTCGGAGTTCAGGGATATCCAACCGTTTGGTTTGTGAACGCCGACATCAAGGAAGGAAAAACAAATTTCACCCAACTTGGCAGAACAGGTTATGTTGCCGGAGGACCGGAAGCCTGGATTTCAGGAGCAGATCAGATTTTAACAAACAATAAAAAAGGATAATAAATGAAAAAAATACTATTTGCCGTGCTTTTCGTTTTAGGAAACCTGGCAGTTCAAGCTCAAGATGCAGTAGGTAAAGAGATTAAGTGGATGACTTTGGATGAGGCATTAAAGCTTCAGAAGGAAAAACCGAAAAAAGCAAAGCCAATTTTCATGGATGTGTATACCGACTGGTGCGGACCGTGCAAGATGTTGGATAAAAATACTTTTCATGATCCTAAATTTGTAGAATACATCACTGAGAATTATTATCCGGTTAAATTTAACGGAGAAGGTAATTTTGAAGTGACTTACAAAGGAAAGAAGTACGCGAATCCGGGATATGACCCTAACAGGAAAGGACGAAATTCGGTTCATGAGTTTACCATGTTTTTGCAAGTACAAGGGTATCCGTCAATGTATGTTTTCGATAAAGCAGGGGAAGTGAAAAACCCGATAGTAGGTTACCTAACCGCCGATCAGGTAATCGAAGAACTCAAGAAGATAAATTAATTTTCAATTTTATAGAATCCCTTTTCTGCGGTAGCGTGAAAAGGGATTTTTTTTGTTTCGCACGTGGATTTCCATCGGTTTACATAGCTTTTGTAATTCGTGGCATCCGCTATTACTGCTTTCGGATGAATAGTTTCAATTACACGATTCAAATTTACTTTCGGCGATTGGATCAATAACAAAATGTCCGGTTTCTGGTTAAGTGAATAAATGCCGAGACTGTCAATAACTAAAATTTTTCGGTTATCATAAAACAATACATTTTGAAGTGGCTGCACTTCTAGAGTCTGATTGAAATTGCCGCAGCTATAGGCTTTCAGGTTTTTATTTTCCTTCGGCAAACTGTCGTTAGAATATACACGGATTTTGTCATTTCGTTTCTCTGCCAACAATGGACTTTTTTTGTTGTTGAAAACGATAAATTCGCTTCCTTGTTTGGATTGCCACAGCGTGAATAAAATCAAAATCTGAAAGACAAAGGAGCTGCTTAAGAATAAAATGAGTCTTGAATATTCTTTTTCGTATAACCAAAGTACGATAGCGGTAAGCATCAGATAAAAAATCAGCAATAACGAAAATGAAAACGGAATGTCTTTGATTACAAATGTTTTAAAGGACGCAATCCCGGCAATGTACTGATTCATTATTTCGATGGCAAATCCGAGTAATTTTCCTAAAATGATTGCCAAGCCCGACGCAATGAAATTAAAAGCCAATACAGTAATTCCCAAAATCAGTACAAAACTTGATAACGGAATCACCACAAGATTCGCCAGGAAAAAGAGCAAAGGAACCTGATGAAAGTAGTACAGACTCAGTGGTAAAACCCCGATTTGCGCTACAAATGAAATCGTGAGAAGATCAACAAAATAATTGACCAGTTTGAATCGGGAAGGTTTGAATGCGCTGTAGAAAGGTTGCAGCCAAATGATAGAAAAAACTGCAATATAACTTAACTGAAAACCCACATCGAATAAGAAATTCGGATTGCATAATAGGATAATCAACATGGAAACAGCCAGTATATTATAGATGTTTCCTGATCGGTTAATATATAGACCGAAACTGATGAGGCTGAACATAACGACAGAACGTACTGCCGACGCCGATAAACCAGACAAGAAGGCGAATATCCATAAAAAGGCTATTATGATTATGAATTGCAGCAGTTTTCCTTTTTTAAAATGGTTTAATGGTTTGAGAATGAAAAGCAATAATGCATATAATATTGCAATATGTAAACCTGAAATAGCCAAAATATGAATGACACCTGCATTGGTGTAGTTGTTCGACATTTGGCTATCCATATCCTGTCGTTGCCCTAAGAGCAGTGCGTCGATGATGAGATTGACATTCTTTGGAAAATGATGGATTTCAAAGCTGTTCAGTAATTTATTCCGATAGGTTTCTACATAATAGTCAAGATTGTGATTGGTCCCCGTTTTTAGATAAGTTCCAGAGTTTAAATTTAGCTGATGGAATACATTTTGTTTTTCCAGATAAGATGCATAATCAAATTGGTAAGGATTAAATGATTTTGCAATAGGGGACAATTTACCTTTAAGAAATAACTGATCTCCGGCGTTGAATTGTTTAGCCTGGACTCTTTTAGGAACAGTCAAAAGAATTTTTCCGAAGACTTTTTTTTCGTTTAACCGGGTTATTTTGAAATAATATTTTTCTGCATAGGTATTGGGTTTAAGTCTTTCCGAGATTGTGCCCTTTAATATATCGGCATCAGTTGTAGAATAACTGTAATGATTTTTATAGCCGCGATGATCATGAAGCGAATGCGTCAGCATACCAATGCAAAAAGAGAGCAGACAGGTAGAAAGACTGAAGTAAATTTTTTGAAAAAAATGCTTATTGGATAGTCGGAAATGAATTCCGAAAACAATTAGTATTATAAGGTTTGATACCGCAATCCATGCCGTATCCAGTCGCCAATAAAAATTGACAACTATGCCAAAAACAAAAGACAAGGTGATTAAAAATGTAGGAAATTTTATTATTTTCATACCAACGAAGATAGTCGGAACGAAACAAATAAAAAAGAAAATTCCTACATTTTAATAAAATTTA encodes the following:
- a CDS encoding peptide MFS transporter, which produces MRNKHPRGLLFLFFTEMWERFGYYLIIGIFVLYMIDPAATGGMAFSDKYADDIFGTYIALTYLTPFLGGYLADRVLGYFKAIYLGGFLMGLGYIGLGFHNTTAFYVSMALIIVGNGFFKPSISTLVGNLYSTDEYKANKDAGYNIFYMGINIGAFICNIIAAFMRNQYGWSAAFITAGIGMFIGLIIFTLGRKHLHSANVMKPVQEGDISLGRILGMVFLPAIICGAIGWMIPDNIFKSDSTDAFIFACIPIIVFYVRLYLKANHEDKRPLGALLAIFAVGMLFWAVFKQNGTALTRWANYYTDRQVTGSTEQALSSIYLVDKKDFQTKEVQKYDNQFQAEKDEAGEPIKVQGKDVYFTNISNEQRAELEKDPNQTVSLINTELFQSVNPGWIILLTPVVVGFFMFMRKRGKEPSTPSKIVLGLFISALSCLFMVAAVYIGSNGAVKVSPLWLVGTYGVITIGELCLSPMGLSIVSKLSPPRLTALMMGGFFLSISIGNKLSGVLASMWYDYENKANFFLVNCLLLLFATLLGLSILKRLNAVMKEKGLN
- a CDS encoding peptide MFS transporter, which codes for MSSTIDEVQDFKGIKVDDIQNFKGKYPKQLWYLFFSEMWERFCFYGMRGMLVVFMVSQLMMDEKTANLQYGATQAFVYAFTFIGGLFADKILGYRKSLFWGGLLMIAGSIILAADPKQFFFFGISFTIIGTGFFKPNISTMVGKLYKDDDHRRDAGFSLFYAGVNLGALIGGYICIAVANGNMLASYVPQHLRWNVAFGFAAIVMIISLLTFTQTQKSLGEIGLSPLSHLEISKRRTFEIATYVGSLVIIPVIMTMVAKTEYTDYFMFVIGPASLLYLFYEMRYFSSAENKKLLAALVFIIFSIFFWAFFEQSGGSLSLFAANNLHNTVLGVKLDPNGVNNSANSLFVIAFAALIGMVWLWMNKRKFEPNTVVKFGLAFLFLAGGFYVFYYTKFFADASGRTSLDLFTFGWFIITFGELCLSPIGMSAMTKLSPQKTQAVIMGMWFLASAYGQYFAGLLGANIAEASENATNLEKLNVYADGYQQLAVYAVIAGIVLIAISPFVKKLMQDVK
- a CDS encoding thioredoxin family protein, producing MKKILLGLLICLNTLVLSAQEGDLTWHTSIDKAMEVSKKEKKPMMLFFTGSDWCGWCVRLQKEVFYKEEFVKWAKENVVLVEVDFPRKKQLEPTLQQQNYALQNAFGVQGYPTVWFVNADIKEGKTNFTQLGRTGYVAGGPEAWISGADQILTNNKKG
- a CDS encoding thioredoxin family protein, giving the protein MKKILFAVLFVLGNLAVQAQDAVGKEIKWMTLDEALKLQKEKPKKAKPIFMDVYTDWCGPCKMLDKNTFHDPKFVEYITENYYPVKFNGEGNFEVTYKGKKYANPGYDPNRKGRNSVHEFTMFLQVQGYPSMYVFDKAGEVKNPIVGYLTADQVIEELKKIN
- a CDS encoding ComEC/Rec2 family competence protein; amino-acid sequence: MKIIKFPTFLITLSFVFGIVVNFYWRLDTAWIAVSNLIILIVFGIHFRLSNKHFFQKIYFSLSTCLLSFCIGMLTHSLHDHRGYKNHYSYSTTDADILKGTISERLKPNTYAEKYYFKITRLNEKKVFGKILLTVPKRVQAKQFNAGDQLFLKGKLSPIAKSFNPYQFDYASYLEKQNVFHQLNLNSGTYLKTGTNHNLDYYVETYRNKLLNSFEIHHFPKNVNLIIDALLLGQRQDMDSQMSNNYTNAGVIHILAISGLHIAILYALLLFILKPLNHFKKGKLLQFIIIIAFLWIFAFLSGLSASAVRSVVMFSLISFGLYINRSGNIYNILAVSMLIILLCNPNFLFDVGFQLSYIAVFSIIWLQPFYSAFKPSRFKLVNYFVDLLTISFVAQIGVLPLSLYYFHQVPLLFFLANLVVIPLSSFVLILGITVLAFNFIASGLAIILGKLLGFAIEIMNQYIAGIASFKTFVIKDIPFSFSLLLIFYLMLTAIVLWLYEKEYSRLILFLSSSFVFQILILFTLWQSKQGSEFIVFNNKKSPLLAEKRNDKIRVYSNDSLPKENKNLKAYSCGNFNQTLEVQPLQNVLFYDNRKILVIDSLGIYSLNQKPDILLLIQSPKVNLNRVIETIHPKAVIADATNYKSYVNRWKSTCETKKIPFHATAEKGFYKIEN